Proteins encoded in a region of the Stieleria neptunia genome:
- a CDS encoding SDR family NAD(P)-dependent oxidoreductase, whose protein sequence is MPEPPPTADVSTALVTGGSAGLGQVIAATFADAGYRVVLVGRSSERLDAAKQQLDTQPGRDIVTLAGDVGVREDCDRIASTIEDQFGRLDVLVNCVGTSDRGLAGELTADRLHELIDQNVVTTLLCCQAFAPLLESSRGSIVNIGSLAGKVGARYLGGYNAAKHALAGLTQQLRLEWRDKGIHVALVSPGPIRRDDAGTRYRDRTDATLPASASAPGGGTKVKGLPAATVARAVLACAQKRRTDVILPGYLRLLIVLGNAFPRLGDWLLLKFTS, encoded by the coding sequence TTGCCCGAACCACCCCCAACTGCTGACGTCTCGACCGCGCTCGTCACCGGCGGCTCGGCCGGTTTGGGCCAGGTCATCGCGGCGACATTTGCCGACGCCGGATACCGGGTCGTCCTGGTCGGGCGATCGAGCGAACGACTCGATGCGGCAAAGCAACAACTGGACACGCAACCGGGGAGAGACATTGTCACCCTGGCCGGTGACGTCGGTGTTCGTGAGGACTGCGATCGAATCGCGAGCACCATCGAGGATCAATTCGGACGTCTCGATGTGCTGGTCAATTGCGTCGGCACCAGTGACCGCGGACTGGCCGGCGAGCTGACCGCGGATCGCTTGCATGAACTGATCGATCAAAATGTGGTCACCACCCTGCTCTGCTGCCAGGCGTTTGCGCCGCTGTTGGAATCATCACGCGGCAGCATCGTCAACATCGGATCGCTCGCCGGCAAAGTGGGCGCCCGATACCTGGGCGGCTACAACGCGGCCAAACACGCGCTCGCCGGACTGACCCAACAATTGCGTCTGGAGTGGCGGGACAAGGGGATCCACGTCGCCTTGGTCAGCCCCGGCCCGATTCGCCGCGACGATGCCGGCACACGTTACCGCGATCGCACCGACGCGACGTTACCGGCAAGTGCCTCCGCCCCCGGCGGGGGAACCAAAGTCAAGGGCCTGCCAGCGGCAACGGTTGCCCGCGCCGTGCTCGCCTGCGCTCAAAAACGGCGCACCGATGTCATTCTGCCGGGCTATCTACGACTTCTGATCGTGCTGGGAAACGCCTTTCCGCGACTCGGTGACTGGCTGCTGCTCAAATTCACAAGCTGA
- a CDS encoding secretin N-terminal domain-containing protein — MNRSRHARLLLPGPRVFRFVMAGLLAGPLTSMARLPAQQPPAAQPPLAETEPETDRQPSSVDTPEPEVRFAFTGVPWREVIDWIAEEANLALHIDGVPAGSFTYSDPSSFTHQQAIDRINLFLLPQGYTLVRSGNLLSVINLSDPRSLQQLDALAELIRAEELPERTNHDVVKCLFPLGALSAEEAVEELGAIKLMMTPAVFKKTNQLMVTDTVAKLKNVKAILDSFEPSKLDNGTIVKSFPLQYAEAEDVLLVARPHLGLATGEMIGIDVSLSADLEGKNIFVTGIEDKVKLIEKLVESIDVPTPSLTDGETNAKFQTHVVAGGNVDLAYDVLQTLLAGKDVRISKDDTAGTIVALAPPSIQEEIAMTVEQMAADEAQFEVIQLKSVDPYVAIALIEQMLDLTLEFDSGDRRDRDRDRDEKPLPPPKIDADPENRRLFVRGRPAQIAEIKQIVEGIDQKQNATASNESIRLLPLTGDHAKQSLVLAARFWRLPNPIVFFESDESMDSARRERVAFDSDDPSADQRDDFLDALESKTPAQFVSVSDRGRLLQTPSPDVTKAAIECQLTTRGLLIQCDDIDVLNQFQDHLETLAGPGTSIPAEPVVFYLKFTRPEDAIRMLAELLDGGQAVASSSDTLVNASISSPSSSFLGSLVTNREGTMTLIAGTATVVADSRLNRLIVQGTVDDVELIENYLQIIEKDSSITSIETYGTSHIIELENSKAVEVEAAIRQAFAGRVAAATGAPGAPGGGASRADVARNEQQESGKDKKSDGKNQAPKPAAQQARDLEPKMTLAVHEPSNSLIVTAPDPLFKDVEALVKTIDVRGEQMIQVITPSNSEVLETVLQEIFLGQSDGRSRSSSRTSTRTTSSRSPYPANGKK; from the coding sequence ATGAATCGATCACGGCATGCCCGCTTGCTCCTCCCGGGCCCACGCGTCTTTCGCTTCGTCATGGCCGGTTTGCTGGCCGGCCCGCTTACCTCGATGGCTCGGCTGCCCGCCCAGCAGCCGCCGGCAGCACAACCGCCTCTGGCGGAAACAGAACCGGAGACCGATCGGCAGCCGAGCTCGGTCGACACCCCAGAGCCGGAAGTCCGATTCGCGTTCACGGGTGTTCCCTGGCGGGAAGTGATTGACTGGATCGCCGAAGAAGCCAACCTGGCCCTGCACATCGATGGTGTTCCCGCCGGCAGCTTCACCTACAGCGACCCCTCTTCGTTCACACATCAGCAGGCGATCGATCGCATCAACCTGTTCCTGCTGCCACAGGGTTACACCCTGGTGCGAAGCGGAAATCTGCTCTCGGTGATCAACCTCAGCGACCCACGCAGTCTTCAACAGCTCGACGCGTTGGCCGAATTAATTCGCGCCGAGGAGTTGCCCGAACGAACCAACCATGACGTCGTCAAATGCCTGTTCCCGCTCGGCGCCCTTTCGGCCGAAGAGGCGGTGGAAGAACTGGGCGCGATCAAGTTGATGATGACACCGGCGGTTTTCAAAAAGACCAATCAGTTGATGGTCACCGACACGGTCGCCAAGCTGAAGAACGTCAAAGCCATCCTGGACTCCTTTGAACCCTCCAAGCTGGACAACGGCACGATCGTCAAAAGTTTTCCGCTGCAGTACGCCGAAGCGGAGGACGTCTTGTTGGTCGCCCGCCCCCACCTGGGGCTGGCCACCGGCGAAATGATCGGAATCGACGTCAGCCTGTCGGCGGATCTGGAAGGCAAGAACATCTTCGTGACCGGCATCGAAGACAAAGTCAAACTGATCGAAAAGCTGGTCGAATCGATCGACGTTCCGACGCCTTCGCTAACCGATGGGGAGACGAATGCAAAGTTCCAAACGCATGTCGTCGCCGGCGGCAATGTCGACCTGGCCTATGACGTGTTGCAAACCCTGCTGGCCGGCAAGGATGTCCGCATCTCCAAGGATGACACCGCCGGAACCATCGTCGCGCTGGCGCCCCCATCGATTCAAGAAGAGATCGCGATGACGGTCGAGCAGATGGCCGCCGATGAAGCCCAATTCGAAGTCATCCAGCTCAAGTCCGTCGATCCCTACGTGGCAATCGCCCTGATCGAACAAATGCTCGACCTGACACTGGAATTCGACAGCGGCGATCGAAGAGACCGAGATCGGGATCGAGACGAAAAGCCCCTGCCGCCGCCAAAAATCGACGCCGACCCCGAAAACCGACGCCTGTTCGTTCGTGGCCGCCCCGCGCAGATCGCCGAAATCAAACAGATCGTCGAAGGCATCGATCAAAAGCAGAACGCGACGGCGTCCAACGAAAGCATTCGACTGCTCCCCCTGACCGGCGATCACGCCAAACAATCGCTGGTGCTGGCGGCCCGATTCTGGAGACTGCCCAACCCGATCGTGTTCTTTGAATCGGATGAATCGATGGACAGTGCGCGGCGGGAACGCGTGGCCTTCGATTCCGACGACCCATCAGCGGACCAGCGCGACGACTTTTTGGATGCCCTGGAAAGCAAAACGCCCGCCCAGTTCGTGTCGGTGTCCGACCGTGGTCGACTGCTGCAGACCCCATCACCGGACGTCACCAAGGCGGCGATCGAATGCCAACTGACGACGCGGGGTCTGTTGATCCAGTGCGACGACATCGACGTTTTGAACCAGTTCCAAGATCACCTGGAAACCCTCGCCGGACCGGGTACATCCATCCCCGCCGAGCCGGTCGTGTTCTACCTCAAATTCACCCGCCCCGAAGATGCCATTCGGATGCTGGCCGAATTGCTCGATGGCGGCCAGGCCGTTGCCAGCAGCAGCGACACGCTGGTCAACGCATCGATCTCCTCCCCCAGCAGTTCCTTTCTGGGCAGCCTGGTCACCAACCGCGAAGGCACGATGACCTTGATCGCTGGGACCGCAACGGTGGTCGCGGATTCACGACTGAATCGGTTGATCGTTCAAGGCACCGTGGACGATGTCGAGCTGATCGAAAACTACCTGCAAATCATCGAAAAAGACAGCAGCATCACCTCGATCGAAACCTACGGCACGTCTCACATCATCGAGTTGGAAAACTCGAAAGCGGTGGAGGTCGAAGCGGCGATCCGGCAAGCATTCGCCGGACGGGTCGCAGCGGCCACCGGCGCACCCGGTGCCCCCGGCGGCGGTGCGTCACGAGCCGACGTGGCTCGCAATGAACAGCAGGAATCCGGCAAAGACAAAAAGTCCGATGGCAAAAACCAGGCCCCCAAACCCGCGGCACAACAGGCTCGCGACTTGGAGCCGAAGATGACTCTGGCCGTTCACGAGCCCAGCAATTCACTGATCGTGACCGCACCGGATCCGCTGTTCAAAGATGTCGAAGCGTTGGTCAAGACGATCGATGTCCGCGGCGAACAAATGATCCAGGTCATCACGCCGAGCAACAGCGAAGTGCTGGAAACCGTGCTGCAAGAGATTTTCTTGGGCCAGTCCGACGGCCGGTCCCGATCGAGTTCGCGAACGTCAACACGGACGACGTCTTCCCGCTCGCCCTACCCGGCCAACGGTAAAAAATAA
- a CDS encoding proprotein convertase P-domain-containing protein, whose translation MLRQLFHLGCRGNAGSRLLACTVWLAVSIAAQGLATTTALAQSGLRESLDLLDRNENGYIDPDEITTLSRPYLERIAEARRMSLDRPNRIENWQEAARIYHALKNGVAGERVRASDDRAVKSFRPQDEDPVVPEFGLPQVKYPYQHQDLEEADETLDRYDRNRDGYLNRYEASRARWTHRDPFSMDLNNDDQLSRLELAQRYARRRMLSNDSSELIQQRRRTGSGVRPSEKESNDDRRRRERSEWWRTGGDRFWLTAAVLGRFDDNRNGRLEMEETVELGIPAGAVDADQNGELSRDELFAYFSNLQDQTGDQVEGLPGWFYELDLNRDKQVDLTEFATELTDARVAEFVALDTNQDGLLAAQEVMASKSMMGGVFENTDAEILPPKKTIVSEIDITENFLIADLNLQLSLTHTNVSSLDGYLTGPDGTRIELFTEIGGRDDHFDRTVFDDQASTPIVKARPPFEGSFQPEGLTKRQPSLNAFNGKTIHGVWQLTIRCSRSDRFGMLHRWSLIARPDEESLLNRPELPDASPTSLTGEASDPDLTSSASAFQTDSQTTASSASEFSKQGFSIGKEFGKKADADFWTPERKAEYAQKLRKPSSEEWQTMSEEDKRKFMATRTEAIKQYKDALNQRSGAAKDR comes from the coding sequence ATGCTTCGTCAACTTTTCCACTTAGGGTGCCGCGGAAACGCCGGTTCACGCCTGCTCGCGTGCACGGTGTGGTTGGCCGTGTCGATCGCCGCTCAAGGCCTCGCGACCACCACCGCACTCGCCCAATCCGGCCTTCGGGAATCCCTGGACCTGCTCGACCGCAACGAGAACGGGTACATCGATCCCGACGAGATCACAACCCTCTCCAGGCCTTACCTGGAACGAATCGCCGAAGCCCGACGGATGTCCCTGGACCGTCCCAATCGAATCGAAAACTGGCAGGAAGCCGCTCGCATTTACCACGCGCTGAAAAATGGCGTTGCGGGCGAACGGGTCCGTGCCAGCGACGATCGGGCGGTCAAAAGCTTTCGGCCGCAAGACGAAGATCCGGTGGTCCCCGAGTTCGGTCTGCCGCAAGTCAAGTATCCCTATCAACATCAGGACCTTGAAGAAGCCGACGAAACGCTGGACCGCTACGACCGCAACCGCGACGGTTACCTGAACCGTTACGAAGCCTCCCGCGCCCGCTGGACGCACCGCGATCCCTTCAGCATGGACCTGAACAACGACGATCAACTCAGCCGGCTCGAACTCGCCCAACGGTACGCGCGGCGGCGAATGTTGAGCAACGATTCCAGCGAGCTGATCCAACAACGGCGGCGCACCGGCAGCGGCGTTCGCCCCAGCGAAAAAGAAAGCAATGACGACCGTCGGCGACGTGAACGGTCCGAATGGTGGAGAACCGGCGGCGACCGCTTTTGGCTGACCGCTGCCGTGCTGGGACGCTTTGACGACAATCGCAACGGCCGGCTGGAGATGGAAGAGACGGTCGAACTCGGTATCCCCGCCGGCGCCGTCGACGCCGATCAAAACGGCGAACTGTCCCGCGACGAATTGTTCGCCTACTTCAGCAACCTGCAGGATCAAACCGGCGATCAAGTCGAAGGCCTGCCCGGATGGTTCTACGAATTAGATCTCAACCGCGACAAACAGGTTGACCTGACCGAGTTCGCGACCGAATTGACCGACGCCCGGGTCGCGGAGTTTGTCGCGTTGGACACCAATCAAGACGGTTTGCTGGCAGCTCAGGAAGTGATGGCGTCCAAGTCGATGATGGGCGGCGTGTTCGAAAACACGGACGCCGAAATTTTGCCACCCAAGAAAACCATCGTTTCTGAAATCGACATCACCGAAAACTTCCTGATCGCCGACCTGAACCTGCAACTGTCGCTGACGCACACCAACGTTTCCAGCCTGGACGGCTACCTGACGGGGCCCGACGGGACGCGGATCGAATTGTTCACCGAAATCGGCGGACGCGACGATCACTTCGATCGTACCGTCTTCGACGACCAGGCATCGACGCCGATCGTCAAGGCCCGCCCGCCCTTCGAAGGCTCCTTCCAACCGGAAGGCTTGACCAAACGACAGCCTAGCCTGAACGCCTTCAACGGCAAGACGATTCACGGCGTTTGGCAGCTGACCATCCGCTGTTCCCGTAGCGATCGCTTCGGCATGTTGCACCGCTGGTCGCTGATCGCACGCCCGGACGAAGAATCACTGCTCAATCGTCCCGAACTGCCCGATGCGAGCCCCACGTCCCTGACCGGCGAAGCGTCCGATCCGGATCTCACGTCATCGGCGTCAGCGTTCCAGACGGATTCGCAAACAACCGCCTCCTCCGCCTCCGAATTCTCCAAACAGGGCTTTTCGATCGGCAAGGAGTTTGGAAAGAAAGCCGACGCCGATTTCTGGACGCCCGAGCGGAAAGCCGAGTACGCCCAAAAGCTCCGCAAGCCGTCGTCGGAGGAGTGGCAAACGATGAGCGAGGAGGATAAACGCAAGTTCATGGCCACCCGTACCGAAGCGATCAAACAATACAAGGACGCACTCAACCAGCGGAGCGGCGCAGCGAAAGATCGCTAA
- the pyk gene encoding pyruvate kinase, which yields MPSPTLHQSCTKIVATVGPACDSPEQLAELITAGVDVFRINTAHGEIPDHEKKVVAIRQASEQTGTPVGILLDLAGPKIRLGELFCDPLQCDVGMELTFLRDGEPTTAHEVTASYPKLIDELRPGNRVMLADGLVALEVVSVDRSRAVCRVTAAGEVRSRQGINLPGVKLSVSALQRKDIKNAIWAADHEIDFISLSFVRTAEDVYSLKSVLSAHDCEALVIAKIEKPEAMENLEEIVNVADGIMVARGDLGVEIDVAETPMAQKRIIDVCKEKIKPVIVATQMLESMHHSARPTRAEASDVANAILDGADACMLSGETAVGDHPVKAVQMMSRIMQFTEKSLRHDMSDRTITNRVHPITTAVTYAATNIAEAIGAAMIIIATKSGGTAWVKSKSRSLIPTLGVSDCPETLRRINLFWGIKPRRVSQMEHPALIRAEVCDWAKGKGYLKTGDRIVFVSGSGVTENAHNSVVVHTVE from the coding sequence ATGCCCAGTCCGACGCTTCATCAGTCCTGCACCAAGATCGTCGCCACCGTCGGCCCGGCCTGTGATTCGCCCGAGCAGCTTGCCGAGTTGATCACCGCCGGCGTGGATGTCTTTCGCATCAACACCGCTCACGGGGAGATCCCCGATCACGAAAAGAAGGTGGTGGCGATCCGTCAGGCGTCCGAGCAGACGGGGACTCCGGTGGGTATTCTATTGGACTTGGCCGGTCCGAAGATTCGTTTGGGGGAATTGTTCTGCGACCCCCTGCAGTGCGATGTCGGGATGGAGCTGACGTTTCTGCGCGACGGCGAGCCGACGACGGCACACGAGGTGACGGCGAGCTACCCCAAGCTGATCGACGAATTGCGTCCCGGTAATCGCGTCATGTTGGCCGACGGATTGGTGGCGTTGGAGGTGGTTTCGGTCGACCGCTCGCGCGCCGTCTGTCGCGTGACCGCGGCCGGCGAAGTCCGTAGCCGCCAGGGAATCAATTTGCCCGGTGTCAAATTGTCCGTTTCGGCACTGCAACGCAAGGACATCAAGAACGCGATCTGGGCCGCCGATCACGAGATCGACTTCATCAGCCTTTCGTTTGTGCGTACCGCCGAAGACGTCTATTCGCTCAAGAGTGTCTTGTCGGCGCATGATTGTGAGGCGCTGGTGATCGCCAAGATCGAAAAACCCGAAGCGATGGAGAACCTGGAAGAGATCGTCAACGTCGCCGACGGAATCATGGTCGCTCGCGGTGACTTGGGCGTCGAAATCGATGTCGCCGAAACGCCGATGGCGCAAAAGCGGATCATTGACGTCTGCAAGGAAAAGATCAAACCGGTGATCGTCGCAACGCAAATGTTGGAATCGATGCATCACAGTGCGCGACCGACGCGTGCCGAAGCGAGCGATGTCGCCAACGCGATTTTGGATGGTGCCGATGCTTGCATGCTGAGCGGTGAAACGGCGGTGGGGGATCATCCGGTCAAAGCCGTGCAGATGATGAGCCGCATCATGCAGTTCACCGAGAAATCACTGCGGCACGACATGTCCGATCGCACGATCACCAACCGCGTGCACCCGATCACGACAGCGGTCACGTACGCGGCGACCAATATCGCCGAAGCGATCGGTGCGGCGATGATCATCATCGCCACCAAGAGCGGCGGGACCGCCTGGGTCAAAAGTAAATCGCGGAGCCTGATTCCCACCCTGGGCGTCAGCGATTGTCCGGAAACCCTGCGGCGGATCAACCTGTTTTGGGGCATCAAACCCCGTCGGGTGTCACAGATGGAACATCCCGCGCTGATCCGCGCCGAGGTGTGTGATTGGGCGAAAGGCAAAGGCTATCTCAAGACCGGCGATCGCATCGTCTTTGTCAGCGGCAGCGGCGTGACCGAGAATGCGCACAATTCCGTTGTCGTTCATACGGTGGAATGA
- the xylA gene encoding xylose isomerase, producing MPAFPDISTVQYEGPQSDNPLAFRWYNPEEVVEGKTMKDHFRFSIVYWHTFRGTGSDPFGPGTAVRPWDDGTESVENAQNRARVAFELFEKLQAPYYAFHDRDVAPEGASLSETNANFDAVADVLEEEQQRSGVKLLWGTANMFSNPRFMHGAATTCNADVFAYAAAQVKKAMDVTHRLGGENYVFWGGREGYQNLYNTDMKRELDHLAKFFHMAVDYAKEIGFTGQFLIEPKPKEPTKHQYDSDAAACMNFLRAYDLTDHFKLNLETNHATLAGHTMMHEIDYTGAQGALGSIDANTGDLLLGWDTDQFATDYYLTTQMMYYILKHGGLGSGGVNFDAKVRRESFEPIDLFYAHVGSMDAYAKGLKIAAAIRADNALEGFISERYSSFDSGIGAKIEAGEVSFADLEAYMLEKGDAAPNVSGRQELLESVVNRYIDRV from the coding sequence ATGCCAGCGTTTCCCGACATCTCGACCGTCCAATACGAAGGCCCCCAGAGCGACAACCCTCTCGCGTTTCGTTGGTACAACCCCGAAGAAGTCGTCGAAGGCAAGACGATGAAGGACCACTTCCGGTTCTCGATCGTTTACTGGCACACGTTCCGGGGCACCGGCAGCGACCCGTTCGGCCCCGGCACCGCAGTCCGTCCCTGGGACGACGGCACCGAGTCGGTCGAAAACGCTCAGAACCGGGCGCGGGTGGCATTCGAATTGTTCGAGAAACTGCAGGCCCCCTACTATGCATTTCACGACCGCGATGTCGCCCCCGAAGGCGCCTCGCTGTCGGAGACCAATGCGAACTTTGATGCGGTCGCCGATGTGCTCGAGGAAGAGCAGCAACGCAGCGGCGTGAAGTTGCTGTGGGGCACCGCGAACATGTTTTCCAATCCCCGCTTCATGCACGGTGCGGCGACGACCTGCAACGCCGACGTGTTCGCCTACGCCGCGGCCCAAGTCAAGAAAGCGATGGACGTCACCCATCGACTCGGTGGCGAAAACTACGTGTTCTGGGGCGGGCGCGAAGGTTACCAAAACCTTTACAACACCGACATGAAGCGCGAACTGGACCATCTGGCCAAGTTCTTTCACATGGCCGTCGACTACGCCAAAGAAATCGGCTTCACGGGACAATTCCTGATCGAGCCGAAACCGAAAGAGCCGACCAAGCATCAATACGACAGCGATGCGGCCGCCTGCATGAACTTCCTGCGGGCCTATGACCTGACCGACCACTTCAAGCTGAACCTGGAAACCAACCACGCGACGCTGGCCGGCCACACGATGATGCACGAAATCGATTACACCGGCGCCCAAGGCGCATTGGGCAGCATCGATGCAAACACCGGCGACCTGCTACTCGGCTGGGACACCGACCAGTTCGCCACCGATTACTACCTGACGACCCAGATGATGTACTACATCCTCAAACACGGCGGGCTCGGTAGCGGCGGCGTGAACTTTGACGCCAAAGTCCGTCGCGAATCGTTCGAACCGATCGATCTGTTCTACGCCCACGTCGGCTCCATGGACGCCTACGCCAAGGGGCTCAAGATCGCCGCGGCCATCCGCGCCGACAATGCACTGGAAGGATTCATCAGCGAGCGTTACAGCAGTTTCGACAGCGGGATCGGGGCCAAGATCGAAGCCGGCGAAGTCTCCTTCGCCGACCTGGAAGCCTACATGCTGGAAAAAGGCGACGCCGCGCCGAACGTCAGTGGACGCCAAGAATTGCTCGAAAGCGTCGTCAACCGCTACATCGATCGCGTCTAG
- a CDS encoding DUF1559 domain-containing protein: MKRNAFTLVELLVVIAIIGVLVGLLLPAVQAAREAARRMSCSNNMVQIALSVHHYEFSMEHLPDGVTDDQGPVRNEENAGNHIGWMARILPYIEQQGAFARLDLRKSAYSPENAEVRAYEIPTFRCPSNPTTFGRDGINRVGTSDYAGCYHDVEAPIDADNNGIFFLNSSLRFAQITDGSTNTIMIGEHLGDKDTLGWITGTRATLRNTGEFVELTYNDHINQELGALEVGGYDSYHAGGGNFAMADGAVVFLTHNIDEQVYRYLGNRADGELIDESDR; the protein is encoded by the coding sequence ATGAAACGAAACGCATTTACCCTGGTTGAATTACTGGTCGTGATCGCGATCATCGGCGTGCTGGTCGGTTTGCTGTTGCCGGCCGTCCAAGCCGCACGCGAAGCCGCACGCCGCATGTCCTGCTCCAACAACATGGTGCAGATCGCTCTTTCGGTCCATCATTACGAATTCTCGATGGAACATCTGCCCGACGGAGTGACCGACGACCAAGGCCCGGTCCGCAACGAAGAGAATGCCGGCAACCATATCGGCTGGATGGCACGCATCTTGCCTTACATCGAACAACAAGGTGCGTTCGCAAGACTGGACCTCCGCAAGAGTGCCTACAGCCCCGAAAACGCAGAAGTGCGTGCCTATGAAATCCCAACGTTTCGATGCCCGTCCAACCCAACCACGTTCGGACGCGATGGGATAAACCGAGTCGGCACCTCGGACTACGCCGGCTGTTATCACGACGTCGAAGCCCCCATCGACGCCGACAACAACGGCATCTTTTTCCTCAACAGCTCACTCCGCTTTGCCCAAATCACCGACGGGTCGACCAACACGATCATGATCGGCGAACACCTGGGCGACAAAGACACGTTGGGCTGGATCACCGGAACCCGGGCGACCTTGCGCAACACCGGGGAATTCGTCGAGCTGACCTACAACGATCACATCAACCAAGAACTCGGCGCGTTGGAGGTCGGCGGCTACGACAGCTACCACGCCGGCGGAGGCAACTTCGCGATGGCCGACGGCGCGGTCGTTTTCTTGACGCACAACATCGACGAACAGGTCTACCGCTACCTCGGAAACCGAGCCGATGGCGAACTGATCGACGAATCCGATCGTTAA
- a CDS encoding PulJ/GspJ family protein, with product MKSLPRTRAARRGFTLRELTVAIAIGSSVMMVAVGLVHHAFDWSTLARHRRLDDQTFFHLSRQLRDDLHLANQADLDSGDTSGQSLRLAVNGNEVIYTITGVTVTRTERGEDAVVRNEVYRFKRPRTLKLTRLEADNQLQLDVKSITPFAESEVPLWRSLRMSIGLRLRHQNGDIAS from the coding sequence GTGAAATCGTTGCCCCGAACCCGAGCAGCACGCCGCGGATTCACGCTCCGTGAACTGACCGTCGCGATCGCCATCGGCAGCTCGGTGATGATGGTTGCCGTCGGCTTGGTACACCATGCTTTTGACTGGTCGACACTGGCGCGACATCGACGCTTGGACGACCAGACGTTTTTTCATCTGAGCCGCCAACTCCGCGACGACCTGCACCTCGCCAACCAGGCTGACCTGGATTCCGGCGACACGTCCGGCCAGTCCCTGCGACTTGCCGTCAACGGCAACGAGGTGATCTACACCATCACGGGTGTTACCGTCACGCGCACCGAACGTGGCGAGGATGCGGTGGTTCGCAACGAAGTCTATCGATTCAAGCGTCCGCGGACGCTCAAGTTGACACGATTAGAAGCGGACAACCAGCTTCAACTGGACGTCAAATCGATCACGCCCTTCGCCGAATCCGAAGTCCCACTTTGGCGATCGCTGCGAATGTCGATCGGGTTGCGGTTACGCCATCAAAACGGAGACATCGCATCATGA
- a CDS encoding phosphotransferase, whose protein sequence is MNEQELQSFVCRMVHADGVIATEPIQSLWSGYGQILRMSLRGDDVPSSVIVKHIAPPGFGVANPRGWSGDVSHARKLRSYEVETNWYRDWCHECNPRCRVPSCHAIESFAGGRVLVLEDLDAAGFPSRCGRLSDRQLHACIRWLANFHATFLGRVPTGLWETGTYWHLQTRPEEWSAMQAGPLKNAAAKIDDRLSACRFQTLVHGDAKVANFCFGDHHDAVAAVDFQYVGGGCGMKDLAYLMGSCLSDEQCDRREAECLDVYFGELHARLDPSIAEDLEREWRSLFPWAWADFHRFLCGWCATHPKLTDYSRRMVDRVLGY, encoded by the coding sequence ATGAACGAACAGGAATTACAGTCGTTCGTCTGTCGGATGGTCCATGCCGACGGCGTGATCGCCACCGAGCCGATCCAATCGCTGTGGAGCGGGTACGGTCAAATCCTGCGGATGTCGCTCCGCGGCGACGACGTGCCGTCGTCGGTGATCGTCAAACACATCGCGCCGCCGGGCTTCGGCGTGGCCAATCCGCGGGGCTGGTCCGGTGATGTTTCGCATGCCCGTAAGTTGCGTTCCTACGAAGTCGAAACGAATTGGTATCGCGATTGGTGTCACGAGTGCAATCCGCGATGTCGCGTCCCATCCTGTCACGCGATCGAGTCGTTTGCCGGGGGCCGTGTGTTGGTGTTGGAAGATCTCGACGCGGCCGGTTTTCCCAGCCGTTGCGGGCGGCTGAGTGATCGGCAACTTCACGCCTGCATCCGCTGGTTGGCCAATTTTCACGCGACGTTTCTGGGGCGAGTCCCGACGGGGCTGTGGGAAACCGGAACGTACTGGCATCTGCAGACGCGGCCGGAGGAATGGTCAGCGATGCAAGCCGGTCCGCTCAAGAACGCCGCCGCCAAGATCGACGACCGCTTGTCGGCGTGTCGCTTCCAGACACTCGTGCACGGGGACGCCAAGGTCGCCAACTTTTGCTTCGGGGATCACCATGACGCCGTTGCCGCGGTCGACTTTCAATACGTTGGCGGCGGTTGTGGCATGAAGGACTTGGCGTACCTGATGGGCAGCTGTTTGAGCGACGAGCAATGTGACCGTCGCGAAGCGGAGTGTTTGGACGTCTATTTCGGCGAACTGCATGCGCGGCTCGATCCGTCGATCGCCGAGGACCTGGAGCGGGAATGGCGCTCGCTGTTCCCCTGGGCTTGGGCCGACTTCCACCGCTTCCTGTGCGGCTGGTGCGCGACACATCCCAAGCTGACCGACTACAGCCGACGCATGGTCGATCGCGTCTTGGGGTATTAA